The following coding sequences lie in one Eubacterium ventriosum genomic window:
- the leuD gene encoding 3-isopropylmalate dehydratase small subunit — translation MKAEGRVFKFGSNVDTDVIIPARYLNVPDPSELAKHCMEDIDKEFVNKVSKGDIIVADKNFGCGSSREHAPIAIKAAGVSCVIAETFARIFYRNAINIGLPIIECPEAAKGIEEGDQVEVDFDSGMIYNKTKGTEYKGQAFPEFMQKIISNGGLINYINNAK, via the coding sequence ATGAAAGCAGAAGGAAGAGTTTTTAAATTTGGAAGCAACGTAGATACAGACGTTATCATTCCGGCAAGATATTTAAATGTTCCGGATCCATCAGAGCTTGCAAAGCATTGTATGGAAGATATAGATAAAGAATTTGTTAACAAAGTATCTAAGGGAGATATTATTGTGGCAGATAAGAACTTTGGATGTGGTTCATCAAGAGAACATGCACCTATCGCTATTAAGGCAGCAGGAGTAAGTTGTGTTATTGCAGAAACATTTGCAAGAATTTTTTATCGTAATGCCATTAACATTGGTTTACCTATTATTGAATGCCCTGAAGCAGCAAAGGGTATCGAAGAAGGAGACCAGGTTGAAGTTGATTTTGACAGTGGAATGATTTATAACAAAACTAAGGGAACAGAGTACAAAGGACAGGCTTTCCCTGAGTTTATGCAGAAGATTATTTCAAACGGTGGATTAATTAATTACATAAATAATGCTAAGTAA
- the leuC gene encoding 3-isopropylmalate dehydratase large subunit: MGMTMTQKILAKHAGLDEVKAGQLIEANLDLVLGNDVTAPVAIGEMKKMNVDCVFCKDKIALVPDHFTPNKDIKSAELYKCVKDFAEENQITNYFETGRVGIEHALLPEKGLVVAGDVVIGADSHTCTYGALGAFSTGVGSTDMAAGMATGKAWFKVPSAIKFNLTGKPAKWVSGKDVILHIIGLIGVDGALYRSMEFVGDGIKYLSMDDRFAMTNMAIEAGGKNGIFPVDDLTIEYMKEHSTKEYTVYEADEDAEYDEEYTIDLSTLRPTVAFPHLPENTRTIDEVGDVKIDQVVIGSCTNGRIEDMRTAAKILEGREVAKGVRCIVFPATQAIYLQCIEEGIMTTFIKAGCAVSTPTCGPCLGGHMGILAKGERAVATTNRNFVGRMGDPESEVYLASPAVAAASAITGKISGPEELGL, from the coding sequence TTGCAAAACATGCAGGTCTTGATGAAGTTAAAGCCGGTCAGTTAATTGAAGCTAACTTAGATTTAGTACTTGGAAATGACGTTACAGCTCCAGTTGCTATTGGTGAAATGAAAAAAATGAATGTGGATTGTGTTTTTTGCAAAGATAAGATTGCATTAGTACCTGACCACTTTACACCAAATAAAGACATCAAGTCAGCAGAACTTTACAAGTGTGTTAAAGATTTTGCAGAAGAAAATCAGATTACTAATTATTTTGAAACAGGAAGGGTAGGTATTGAACATGCTTTACTACCTGAGAAAGGTCTGGTTGTTGCTGGTGACGTTGTTATTGGTGCAGATTCACATACATGTACATATGGTGCACTTGGTGCATTTTCAACAGGTGTAGGTAGTACAGACATGGCTGCCGGTATGGCAACAGGAAAGGCTTGGTTTAAAGTACCATCAGCTATTAAGTTTAATTTGACAGGAAAGCCTGCTAAGTGGGTTAGCGGAAAAGACGTTATCCTTCACATTATCGGTTTAATCGGTGTGGACGGAGCTTTATACCGTTCAATGGAATTTGTTGGAGACGGTATTAAGTACCTTTCAATGGATGACAGATTTGCCATGACTAACATGGCTATTGAAGCAGGTGGAAAGAATGGTATTTTCCCTGTTGATGATTTGACTATTGAATATATGAAAGAACATTCAACAAAAGAATATACAGTATATGAAGCAGATGAAGATGCAGAATATGATGAAGAATATACTATTGACTTAAGTACATTAAGACCAACAGTAGCATTTCCACATCTTCCTGAAAATACACGTACAATTGATGAAGTTGGCGATGTGAAGATTGATCAGGTTGTTATCGGTTCATGTACTAATGGTAGAATTGAAGATATGAGAACAGCCGCTAAGATTTTAGAAGGCAGAGAAGTAGCCAAGGGAGTAAGATGTATTGTTTTCCCTGCAACACAGGCTATTTATTTACAGTGTATTGAAGAAGGCATTATGACAACATTTATCAAGGCAGGATGTGCTGTAAGTACACCAACTTGCGGACCTTGTCTTGGTGGTCATATGGGTATTCTTGCAAAGGGTGAAAGAGCAGTTGCTACAACTAACAGAAACTTTGTAGGACGTATGGGTGATCCTGAATCTGAAGTTTATCTTGCAAGCCCTGCTGTTGCTGCAGCAAGTGCAATTACAGGAAAGATTTCGGGTCCGGAAGAACTTGGATTATAG
- the thrC gene encoding threonine synthase, with protein sequence MMKEILYKSTRSTEGTLKASEAILKGLADDGGLFVPLEIPALDVTVEELSKMTYQQVAYEVMKLYFTDFTEEELKNCINNAYDSKFDTEEIAPLAEVEGTYFLELFHGKTIAFKDMALSILPHLLTTSAKKNGVKNEIVILTATSGDTGKAAMAGFADVPGTRIIVFYPNGGVSPIQEKQMVTQKGDNTYVVAIEGNFDQAQSAVKAIFGDKELAKEMDEKGFQFSSANSINIGRLIPQVAYYVYAYAKLFAEGKVSKDQKINVVVPTGNFGNILAAYYAKNMGLPIDKLICASNENRVLYDFFTTGEYDKNREFILTNSPSMDILISSNLERLIYRIAGDDAEANKKMMEELSKDGKYSITPEMKAKLADFYGNYASEEETAAIIKKIYEETGYVMDTHTAVAASVYEKYKKETKDDNVTVIASTASPFKFTRSVMNAIDPKYDSMGDFELVDELSKIGNVKVPNAIEEIRNAEIRHNNLCEVAGMKDIVKKFLGM encoded by the coding sequence ATGATGAAAGAAATACTTTATAAGAGTACTAGAAGCACAGAAGGAACTTTAAAGGCATCAGAAGCAATCTTAAAGGGATTGGCAGATGACGGCGGACTTTTTGTTCCTTTGGAAATACCGGCACTTGATGTAACAGTTGAAGAATTATCTAAGATGACATATCAGCAGGTTGCATATGAAGTTATGAAATTATACTTCACAGATTTTACGGAAGAAGAATTAAAGAATTGTATCAACAATGCATATGATTCAAAATTTGATACAGAAGAAATTGCACCTTTGGCAGAAGTTGAAGGAACATATTTCCTTGAATTATTCCATGGCAAGACTATTGCTTTCAAGGATATGGCTTTATCAATTTTACCACATCTTCTTACAACATCAGCTAAGAAGAATGGTGTAAAGAATGAAATAGTAATTTTAACAGCTACATCAGGAGATACAGGAAAAGCTGCTATGGCAGGTTTTGCAGATGTGCCGGGAACAAGAATAATTGTTTTCTATCCTAACGGTGGTGTTAGTCCAATTCAGGAAAAACAGATGGTAACACAGAAGGGTGACAATACATACGTTGTTGCAATTGAAGGAAACTTTGACCAGGCACAGAGTGCGGTTAAGGCTATTTTCGGTGATAAAGAGCTTGCAAAAGAAATGGATGAAAAGGGATTTCAGTTCTCATCAGCTAACTCAATTAACATTGGACGTCTTATTCCGCAGGTGGCATATTATGTATATGCTTACGCAAAATTATTTGCAGAAGGAAAAGTAAGCAAAGACCAGAAGATTAATGTTGTAGTTCCTACAGGAAATTTTGGAAATATTTTAGCAGCTTATTATGCTAAGAACATGGGACTTCCAATTGATAAGTTAATCTGTGCATCAAACGAAAACAGAGTATTATATGATTTCTTTACAACAGGTGAATACGACAAGAACAGAGAATTTATTCTTACAAACTCACCATCAATGGATATTCTTATTTCAAGTAACCTTGAAAGATTGATTTATAGAATTGCAGGAGATGATGCGGAAGCTAACAAGAAGATGATGGAAGAACTTTCAAAAGACGGAAAGTATTCTATTACACCTGAAATGAAAGCTAAATTAGCTGACTTCTATGGAAATTATGCTTCAGAAGAAGAAACAGCAGCAATCATTAAGAAGATTTATGAAGAAACAGGATATGTTATGGATACTCATACAGCAGTTGCAGCATCTGTATATGAAAAATACAAGAAAGAAACAAAGGATGACAATGTAACTGTAATTGCTTCAACAGCAAGTCCATTCAAATTCACAAGAAGCGTAATGAATGCTATTGATCCAAAATATGACTCAATGGGTGACTTTGAATTAGTTGATGAATTATCTAAGATTGGAAATGTAAAAGTCCCTAATGCTATTGAAGAAATCAGAAATGCAGAAATCAGACATAACAACTTATGTGAAGTAGCAGGAATGAAGGATATCGTAAAGAAATTCTTAGGAATGTAA